The following proteins are encoded in a genomic region of Phragmites australis chromosome 9, lpPhrAust1.1, whole genome shotgun sequence:
- the LOC133928040 gene encoding uncharacterized protein LOC133928040: MGIPRTELKTWVEPFHGITPNSSTMPLGQIKLHITISVPDNFCIEKVTFDVTDVETTYNVIIGPPMVGRFMDVVLHAYQALKIPGPKGVITVKGDQNVVAKCDKQSLEMVEHFYRTTTITKDIESKRQKRQAVSKGKDSAKFDDATKGETDKGVKDKKAGGGTKIVPLDPSKMAKTVRIRADLEPK; encoded by the coding sequence atgggaatcccCAGGACGGAGCTCAAGACATGGGTTGAGCCTTTCCATGGTATCACCccaaactcatcgaccatgccgcTTGGTCAAATCAAGTTACATATCACGATCAGTGTGCCTGACAACTTCTGCATAGAGAAGGTAACTTTTGATGTCACGGATGTTGAGACGACGTATAATGTGATCATAGGCCCCCCAATGGTGGGCAGGTTCATGGACGTGGTACTTCATGCGTACCAAGCGCTCAAAATCCCAGGtcccaaaggggtcataactgtcaAGGGAGATCAAAATGTAGTGGCCAAGTGCGACAAGCAGAGCCTAGAGATGGTCGAGCACTTCTACCGAACGACGACTATCACAAAAGACATAGAGTCTAAGCGTCAGAAGCGTCAAGCCGTCAGTAAGGGCAAGGACAGTGCCAAGTTTGATGATGCTACCAAAGGTGAGACCGACAAGGGTGTCAAGGACAAGAAGGCTGGTGGTGGTACCAAGATAGTACCCCTCGACCCATCTAAGATGGCTAAGACGGTCAGGATTAGGGCTGACCTTGaacctaaatag